The following nucleotide sequence is from Austwickia chelonae.
TCATCGCCGGTATGGACGAGGTCGGCCGGGGCGCATTGGCCGGCCCTGTGTCTGTCGGAGTGGTCTGTGTTGGTGCATCGGTACGCTCGGCGCCTTCCGGTGTCCGAGATTCAAAACTGCTCACCGCCACTGCCCGAGAGTCCATGATCGAGCCGATCAAGCGATGGGCTGACGGGTGGGGAGTGGGGCATGCCTTCCCTGACGAGATCGACGCCCTGGGGATCATCGGTGCACTTCGGCTGGCTGGTTCACGGGCTCTCGACTCCTGTGGACTTCGACCTGATCTGGTCATTCTCGACGGGAAACATGATTGGCTCACCGATCCGTCCGCGACAGGGCTCCTTGGGCTGATTGAGGGGGCAGCGCTCTGCCCTCCTGTGCAAACACGGATTAAAGCTGACCTGACCTGTTCTTCGGTGGCCGCTGCGAGTGTGCTCGCCAAGGTGGAACGCGACGAGATGATGGCTGTCGGGGCCGAAAAGCACCCCGGTTATCGCTGGGAGATCAACAAGGGATACGGATCCGCTGCGCATCTGGAGGCGCTGCGCACCAAAGGTCCGTCCGAATGGCACCGAAGATCATGGAACCTCGGCGTCCCCACTGGGTCTCCGCCTGTTACCAGGGAATTCGACTCTGTCTCCACGAGACACGACCGCGCCGGGGAGGCGATGGCCGAACTGCGGTCCGGTATGCGACATGATGGGACCGTGGAGGTGGCAGTTGATGGGCGCTGAGGATCTCGAAAAGTACGAGACCGAGATGGAGCTTCAGCTCTATCGTGAATACCGCGACGTCGTCGGGCTTTTCAGTCATGTAGTGGAGACCGAGCGACGGTTCTACCTGTGCAATTCGGTCGATGTGAAGGTGCGTAGCGAGGGTGGAGAGGTCTTCTTCGACGTTCAGATGTCCGACGCATGGGTGTGGGATGTTTACCGCCCAGCACGTTTCGTCAAAAACGTCCGGGTGGTGACCTTCAAGGACATCAACATCGAAGAACTGGCCAAACCAGATCTCGAAGTTCCGGAGAGCGACACCTTCGGCCGTTAAAGAGCCGTTCTCCTGGGACGCCAGGCCAGAACGATCCACAACCCCGACTGTCGAGCTTCTTTCTCCACAGCTGATCGTCGACGGCTGACAACGGTCCACGCCAGGGCATCAGCCTGGACCTATGACGAGCGTGCGCAGCGAGGAATACACCCAAAGAAATTCCCCGGGGTCATTTCCAGAAGCTAACAGGACCGGGAACCAGGGAACGGTCGATCGACGACGAGTGGCGTTGGGTGCCTATGGCGAGAGACTGGCGGCACGATACCTGCAGGACAAAGGCCTGAATATTCTCGGGCGTAATTGGCGGTGCGCCGACGGAGAGATCGACATCATCGCTCAGGACGGCCACGATCTGGTGATCTGTGAGGTGAAAACTCGGCGGACCCTCTCCTACGGGGTGCCTGCGGAAGCCGTGACCTGGAAAAAAGTCGCTCGATTGAAAAAACTCGCAGGATGGTGGCTCCTCGCACATCCGGAGGAGAGCAATAGGACCGCAGGCCTACGGATCGATGTGATCGGAGTTCTCGTGCCGCGTAGCGGCCGCCCGGTCATTGACCATCTCGTCGGTATCGCCTCATGACGCTGGGCCGCACCCGAGGTACTGTGCTCGATGGCCTTGAAGGAGCCCTGGTTCAGGCTGAAGCTGATGTCGGCAATGGACTTCCCACTTTCTTGATCGTGGGGCTGCCCGATGCCGCTTGTCGGCAGGCCACCGATCGGATCAGGGCAGCAGCAGCTAACTCGGGTCTCGATCTGCCGACTCGTAAGATTGTGGTGAACCTGTCGCCGGCTTCCTTGCCGAAGAGCGGATCTGGCCTTGACCTGGCCATTGCGGTAGCGGCGCTCAGCGCAGCAGGGAAACTTCCACTCGCCCAGGTATCTGACGTTTTACACCTGGGCGAACTGGGCCTCGACGGGACCGTCCGTCCTGTGCACGGTGTTCTGCCCCTCGTGCTTGCCGCAGCACAAGCAGGGATCGACGCGGCTGTCGTTCCTGCAGCCAATGCCGCCGAAGCCAGACTGGTCCCCGGAATCACCATCTGGCCAGTACATACCCTCTCCCAGTTGGCGGCTCTGCACGATGCTCGCAGGCGGGGACACCCGATCCCAGAACATCCGGATCCTGCCGAAGCTCTCGGCGCGACAGCTGCCGTGAAGTCTCCTTTGCAAGAGAAACATCCGGACCTCGCCGATGTAATCGGCCAGGAAGACACCCGATTCGCCTTGGAAGTCGCGGCAGCAGGCGGACACCACATGTTCATGCTCGGACCGCCAGGTTCTGGCAAGACCATGCTCGCCGAACGGCTCCCTTCCATCCTTCCGCTGCTGGCCCAGGACCAGGCGTTGGAGAGCACCGCGATCCATTCCGTTCTGGGGACACTTCCTTCCGGGGTGCTCGTACGGCACGCACCCTTCGTCGCTCCTCACCATGGTGCCTCGATGTCCGCGATGATCGGTGGAGGGAGCGGAGCCGTACGGCCAGGTCTGATTTCCCAAGCGCATCACGGAGTGCTCTTCCTCGACGAAGCACCGGAGTTCCGTCCCCATGTTCTTCAATCCCTCCGGCAACCCTTGGAATCAGGCACCGTCGTCGTGGCTCGTTCCCGATCCTCGGTGCGCTATCCGGCCCGTTTCCAGCTCGTTCTCGCGGCGAATCCTTGCCCCTGTGGGCGCGGACATGGCAAGGGACGCGACTGCACGTGTACTCCGCGGGCACGTCGTGACTACTTGGGACGCTTGGCAGGTCCGCTGCTAGACAGGGTGGACCTTCAGGTGCAGGTGCCCGCTGTCAGCATCGCGATGCTCGGCAACGCCCGGGGAGAGGACAGCGCCACCGTTGCCGAAAGAGTCTCCGCGGCGAGGAAGATTCAACGAGCACGCTACGGAGGACAGCCCTGGTCACTCAATGCTCAAGTTCCAGGGTGCGAGCTCAGGCATGGGCCACACGCTGTTCCCCCGACAGCTCGCACCGACCTCGACCGGGCGCTTGAACGAGGCCAACTCACCCTGCGCGGATACGACCGGGTGCTTCGACTTTCGCAGACCGTTCGAGATCTGGCCGGTGGGGGCACCCCGAACCGCGCCGACATCGGTATCGCATTGACGCTACGCGCCCAGGCAGGAGCCCACGGATGAACGACACAGCACTGCCTCTGAACTTCTCCAAGAATTTCCCCTCGTGCTCTTCCGACGAAGGACCGGACCCAAGCTCCTGGCCTGCTTGGCCGAGCTCTTGGGGTCGTAGACCTGATGACGACCGGGAAGCACGCGCAGCCTGGGCGAGAATCGCCGAACCTGGTGACGCCAAAGCACACCGGCTGATCTCCAGATACGGCGCGCTCGCTGCATTACGGAGATTGCCGACGCTTCCTGAAGGGAGTGAGGACGGCCGTTTCTCAGCGAGGCTGGCCACACTTGACATCGACGAGGACCTAGCGCTCCTCAGGAGGATCGGCGGACGCCTGATCGTCCCGGACGACCCTGAATGGCCACAAGGCCTGAACGATCTCGAACGACCGCCTCATGCCTTGTGGGTCCGAGGACCTCTACGGCTCGGACAGACATGCCGACGCAGCGTGGCTGTCGTCGGAGCCCGTGCCTCCACGCCCTACGGGGAAGCACAGGCCGCAGAGATATCTGCAGGCTTGGCCGAACGTGGCTTCACCATTGTCAGCGGAGCTGCTTGCGGTATTGATGCTGCCGCCCACCGAGGCACTCTCGCCGTAGGAGGCACGACCGTTGCCGTTCTGGCCGGTGGTGTGGATCGACCCTATCCAGCAGTGCATGCCGGGCTGATCGCCGAGATTGCGAGTTCAGGTGCTGTCATCAGCGAGACAGCACCGGGAGCTGCGCCGATGAGACAGCGCTTCCTGCTACGTAACAGGATCATCGCTGCCATGGCGTCGGGAACGCTGGTCGTGGAAGCTGGCCTGCGTTCAGGATCACGGAACACCGCGGGAACAGCTTCCGGGCTGCACCGGCCGGTGATGGCCGTTCCCGGCCCCGTGACCTCGATGTCTTCGGCCGGCTGTCATGAGATGGTGCGGGCGGGAATGGCGACCTTGGTGACCGATGCGGCGGAGGTGGCCGAGGAAGTGGGCGAGATCGGAGTGGATCTTGCTCCGGTGCGGAAGGGGCCGGAGCGCCCGGGAGATGACCTGGACGAGTTGTCACGCCGGGTCCTCGACGCACTCTCGCCCCGACATGGTCTGGGGCTCACGGAGTTGAGCGCGATCAGCGGACTTTCACCGAGTGAAACGCGTTCGGGCTTGGGCCAGCTCTCCTTGACTGGGCTGGCTGCACAGGACGCATGGGGGTGGCGGCGTACTCGATGACTGTGGGCTGCCCGTGTCGGTCTGCGACATTCCTTGGCAGGATGGCGGATGCGTGGTTCTGCGGTCACTTGTCGAACGGCTCTCGGCGAGGGAACTTGCTTGGGAGCCGGTCTGTCAGGAATTTTGAGAGTTGTGACGACAGATGCCTGGGAGCACCCGATCGAGGAATACCGCAGATATCTGCGCCATGCACGCAACGCCTCACCACATACCGTACGGGCCTATCTGGGTGACCTCCGTCATTTGGCGGATTACGGCCGTGGGCATGGGCTGACCGGTCCGGAGCAGTTCCAACTGGTCGATCTGAGGTCCTGGCTGGCGGACCAGGCAGGCTCCGGAGCCGCCCGTGGAACTCTCGCGCGGCGTGCCGCTGCGGCGAGAGCTTTCTTCAACTGGGCTGCCAAACAAGAACTGATCCCCGGCGACCCCTCTGAGCGGCTCGCGTCGCCTCCCCGACGGCAGGTTCTCCCCAGCGTACTCAAGGTCCAGGAAGCCACCGACGTCATGGACGTGGCAGAGGTGGTCGCCGATGACGAGGACCCTGTCCATATCCGGGACCGAGCGATGCTGGAGCTCCTGTACGCGTCAGGTATCCGGGTGGGAGAGCTCGTCCTGCTCGACGTGGACGACATCGATACAGAACAGTGCGTCGCCAGGGTCATCGGCAAGGGCAACCGGGAGCGCATCGTGCCTTTCGGGATCCCCGCCGCACGCGCTCTACGTCTGTGGGCGGACCAGGGGAGAGACCTTCTGGTCAACGCCGCGTCGGGTCCGGCACTCTTCCTCGGACGCCGAGGGCGACGGGTCAACCCTCGAGAGGTACGCCGGGTAGTGCACGAGATGATCGCGCATGTGCCGGAGGCCCCCGACTTGAGCCCGCACGGGTTACGGCACAGCGCAGCGACCCATCTCTTGGAGGGAGGTGCTGATCTGCGTACCGTCCAGGAGCTGTTGGGACACGCCAGCCTCGGTACGACGCAGATCTACACCCATGTCTCCGCCGAACGGTTGAGGAGTTCGTATGAACAAGCGCATCCGCGAGCTTGAGAAACCGGTCGAGACGGACACGGAACCGGCAGTCAGGCAGTTTACTGCGGCTCAGGGATTGTCTTGGGCGGCTGGGGCGCTCGCCTTGATCGCCATGATTGGGCCAGCATTTTCTTCTGGAGATCTACTAGGATCTGAGCGACCGCGAAATCCTGCTGTCATGTCATCATCAGCTGCTCATCCGGCCTCGGTGCCGACCACAGGGAGTGGATGGGTGCGCGCATTGACCGTGCCGGGAGCGGACAGCGACCGTGTTGGGCGCAGGGTGAGTTATTCGGTGGAGGTCGAAGACGGGTCAGCTGTCGACGTCGACGAGTTCAGCACACTGGTTCGTAGGGTGCTGACCGATCCCCGGGGATGGGAACCTCAGGATCGAGTGCACTTCGTGAGCTTGAGCCCTGACCAAGTGCAGTCCGGGGAACGTCCACAGGTGCGGATCACCTTGGCCAGTCCGACCACGGTGGATCGGATGTGTGCGCCTCTGCGGACCGAAGGCGAGGTCAGCTGCCGGAATGGCGACCGGGTTGCGTTGAATGCCCTGAGGTGGGTTCGTGGAGCACAGAGCTATCCGGACGATCTACTTCATTACCGCATCTATCTGATCAACCATGAGGTCGGTCATGCGTTGGGGCACGGCCACGAGCCCTGTTCCTCTCCGGGATCTCCTGCACCAGTGATGTTGCAGCAGACTTTGGGGCTGGACGGATGCACCCGTTACCCCTGGCCGGTGACAGGTCAGGAACCTTGAGGAATCGGCCTTGTCGATCTCGGTCATTCCGATCGGGATCAGGTCTCAACTACTGGTCGGTCTGAGCACGATGGGAGCCAACCGGATCATCCGGAGCGGGTCGAGATAAGCCTTGTCTCGGCGTAGCCCCCAGTGCAGACAGGTCTGTGGAGCACAGTGTGAGGCGTCGACGTCGATCTGTCCGATGACTTGCCCGGCGACAACTGCCGTGCCTGGAGAGAGTGATGAGGAGACCGGTTCATAAGTGGAGCGAAGACCGCCGGGATGATCGATCGACACGACCGGCCGTCCTGCGACGATTCCTCGGAAAGCCACAGTTCCTGGAGCAGGCGCCAGCACTGAGCTTCCCCTGGCGGTGAGTAGATCGACACCTCGGTGTCCGGCGAGCCAGGGCTGGGGCGGCGCATCGAACGGCCGGGCGACCAACGGTTCAGGAGATAGCGGCCACAGCCATCGCCCGCGAGGCCTGATCGCGGGCTTCGACGTCGTCCGGTGACCGCTGGGGGATAGCTGATCTGGACCCTGTGTCAGGAAAGACACGGAGCTAGGCCGAGCGTCTGCCGAAAGCGGCTGTGGGGGAGCCAAGATCGGAAGAAAGGCTCCCATGGCCAGAAGAGTCAGGGGGAAAGCGGCGGAGGGCACCTGCCAAGGGTGGCCGACATCCGACCACTTCCGGCCTTCTCAGCGGTCGCATGTGGATGGTGTCGGCGGCACCCGAGGGTTGTGGGTCAGGATCTCAGCTATGCAGGGTCCTGAGTCGACGCGCCGCTTCGATGAGGACGTCCTCGCGTTTGCAGTAGGCGAATCGAACCAGGCTGGAGTACGGCCCCGGCTGGTCACAGAAAGCAGTCACCGGGATCCCCACCACGCCACAACGGGCAGGAAGTTCTTGACAGAAGGTGGACGCGTCGGTGACTCCGAGGGGGGCGGCGTCGGCCAACAGGAAGTAGGTTCCTTGACCGCCACAGACGGTGAAACCCGCATCGAGGAGTCCTTCGGTGAGGATGTCGCGTCGCTTGCGCATACTCGAGGTGAGTTCGTCGAAGAGTTCGTCGTCCTGCCGGAGACCCGCGGCCACCGCAGGTTGGAAGGGCGCCCCGCCGGAGAAGGACAGGTACTGCTTGACGGTGGCTGCCGCAGCGATACCCTCTGCAGATCCGGTGATCCAACCGACCTTCCATCCGGTGACCGAGAAGGTTTTTCCCGCCGAGGAAAGGGTCAGGACCTGGTCACTCAGTGCGGACAGCTCCGGCAAGGTGCGAGTAAGTGAGGCCAAAGGGAGGTGGCGGGCGTCGTCGTAGACGAGGTGTTCGTAGACCTCGTCGGTGATCACCCAGCAGCCTGTTTCGAGGGCTACCTTGCCGATGAGTGTTAGTTCTTCTGCGGTGAAGACCTTTCCGGTGGGATTGTGCGGTGTGTTCACCACGATGGCGCGGGTACGAGGGCCGACCGCTGCTCGTAGGTCCGATTCTTCCAGGTGTAGATCGGGACCGCGCAAGGGAACGGTCCGACGACGGCCGCCGGCCAGGGCGACTGCGGCAGCGTAGGCGTCGTAGAAGGGTTCGATGAGGACGACTTCGTCTCCTGGCTCGCAGAGTGCATTGAGGCAGACGGAGAGGCCTTCGGTGGCACCCGCGGTGACGAGGACCTCGCTGTCGGGGTCGACATGCAGGCCATAGAAGCGTTGCTGGTGTTCGGCGATGGCTTCACGCAACGTCGCGCTTCCGCGTAATGCAGGGTATTGGTTGTGTCCGTCCTGCAGGGCTTGTGCCGCAGCACACAGGATGTGCGAGGGGCCGTCGGTATCGGGAAAACCCTGCCCCAGGTTGACGGCTCCATGGCGGGCGGCCAGGTCGCTCATGACGGTGAAGATCGTCGTACCGAACTCGCGCATACGGGATGTCAGGGGAGCGGTCATGCGCACAATGTATCCAGCGCTTTCGTGGAGGCACGATCGGCATCCACGGAGGGGACGGCCCTGCTGAGGAACCTTGGGTGAACGTCCGGCGGTGGATTCGTCGTGGACCCGGGAACGGCCGTAAGATGGAAGCACCGTCTCGGCTGACCGAGATGGAATTCGCGCGTACGCCGTTCCGGATGTGAAGGTCTTTGACCTCACAAAGGGGATGCTCCGTCGCAGTCCGGGTCGTTAGCTTTTCCGCACTTGCGGCTTGTCGACCCGGTGGCAGGGCATCGCGTACGCCAGGCACGACAATCGCAAACCCGCGGTCGTCGTGGACAACTGGAACTCATGAGGGGAGACCTCGGCATGGCCGTCGTCACCATGCGCCAGCTCCTTGAGAGCGGCGTCCACTTCGGACACCAGACGCGTCGCTGGAATCCGAAGATGAAGCGCTTCATCATGGCGGAGCGCAACGGGATTTACATCATTGACCTGCAGCAGTCGTTGACCTACATCAACGACGCCTTCGAGTTCGTCAAGCAGACGGTCTCCCACGGCGGCACCATCCTGTTCGTCGGGACCAAGAAGCAGGCGCAGGAACCGATCGCCGAGCAGGCGACCCGGGTCGGTATGCCTTACGTGAACCACCGCTGGCTCGGCGGAATGCTCACCAACTTCAACACCGTCCACAAGCGCCTCGCGCGTCTGAAGGAGCTCGAGGAGATCGACTTCGACGACGTGGCTGGCAGCGGCCGCACGAAGAAGGAACTCCTGGTTCTGCGCCGGGAGAAGGAGAAGCTGGAGCGCACCCTCGGCGGTATCCGCGACATGCAGAAGGTTCCCTCTGCGGTGTGGATCGTCGACACCAAGAAGGAGCACCTCGCGGTCACCGAGGCGCGCAAGCTGCGACTTCCGGTCATCGCGATTCTCGACACCAACTGCGACCCCGACGAGGTCGACTACAAGATCCCGGGCAACGACGACGCCATCCGCTCGGTCACCCTGCTGACCCGTGTGATCGCCGATGCCGTGGCCGAGGGCCTGATCGCTCGTAGCCAGGGACGTGGAGAGGGCGCAGGCGCTGCTGCTGAGGAGCCCATGGCCGAGTGGGAGCGCGAGCTTCTGTCCGGTGAATCTGCTGCTCCTGCTGCTGAGACTCCGGCCGCTGAAGTTGTGGCTGAGGCCGCGCCTGTCGCCGAGGAAGCCCCTCAGGCCTGAGGCGCAGCCTGTCGTTCCAGACTTCCGCATCGAACAGATAGGGATATCGCATGGCGAACTACACCGCCGCTGACATCAAGGCCCTCCGCGAGGCCACCGGTGCCGGCATGATGGACGTCAAGAAAGCTCTCGACGAGGCCGACGGCGACGCGGCCAAAGCCACTGAGCTGCTGCGCGTCAAGGGTCTCAAAGGCGTGACCAAGCGTGAAGGCCGCTCTGCCAGCAACGGCTTGGTCACCGCTCATGTTGACGGAGGCCTCGGCGTCATGGTCGAGGTTAACTGCGAGACCGACTTCGTGGCCAAGGGCGAGAAGTTCATCGCGCTGGCTCAGACCGTTCTCGACCAGGCTGTCAAATCCGGGGCCACCTCTTCTGAAGAGCTTCTGGCCAGCGAGATCGATGGCAAATCGGTCAAGGTCGTCCTCGACGAGGCCAATGCCACCATCGGCGAGAAGATCGAGGTGCGTCACATGGCGCGCATCGAAGGTGCCAAGGTCGTCTCCTACTTGCACAAGACCAGCCCTGACCTGCCTGCGCAGATCGGTGTGCTGTTCGCTTACGACGGAGACGACGTCGCGGCGAAGGATGTGGCTATGCACATCGCCGCTTTCTCCCCGACGGTGTTCACCCGCGAGGAGATCCCCGCCGAGACGGTGGAGAACGAGCGTCGTATCGCCGAGGCCACGGCCAAGGAGGAGGGCAAGCCAGAAGCGGCTCTTCCCCGTATCGTCGAAGGCCGAGTCAACGGCTTCTTCGCTGAGAACGTGCTCTTGGAGCAGAAGTTCGCGAAGGACCAGAAGAAGACCGTTCAGCAGGTTCTTAAGGAAGCGGGCACCGAGGCCAAGGGCTTCGCGCGCATCCGCGTCGGCCAGTGAGCTGACTCTGCTTCACGCGGGGCCGGTTCCTCTCCCCCTCCGGGGAAAGGCACCGGCCCCGTTGTCATGTCCGGCTCAGGCTTGACGGAGAACAGCGACGAGGAAGCCGTCTTCCGGGGTGAACGGACGCAGATCCCACGTGGACAGCAGCAAGTCCTCGGCGAGCCCAGCTGAATCGACGTCACTGCGGAATTCTTCGAAGGAATAACCGCGGCCTGCTCCGAAACCAAGGATCACCCGGCCGCCATCGCGCAGGTGCAGGCCGAATCGGCGCAGCACCTCCCCTCGAGTGCTGGGTGCGAGGAAAGTCATCACATTCCCAGCGCAGACGATGACGTCGAATCCCTCAGCGATGCCCTGCGCGGGAAGATCCAGCAGGGAGAGGTCGCCGACGAGCCATGTAGCACCCGGATGATCCTCCTGAGCAGCTTCGATCAGGACTGGATCAACATCCACACCGACCACCTCGTGGCCACGCTCATGGAGTGCGCTACCTACACGACCTGGCCCACAACCAGCGTCCAGGACTCGTGCGCCACGGGGGATCATCGCGTCAACGAGGCGCGCCTCGCCCGCGAGATCGTCCCCTCGGCGGGCCATAGTGCGGAATCGCTCGATGTACCAATGTGAATGGTGTGGATTTTCGGCGACGATACGTTCCCAGTTGCTTGGCTCGCGGTTCACGCGTTCTCCTCCAGATTGGATGATGCTCAATGACCACCGTAAGGGCAGGTGAGCACTCCACCAGGATCGACTACTGCCGCCTCGACTCGTGAGGCGGTCGGGGCGGTTGGGCGTGGTGACACGCCTCTCCAGTACAGGAGCGGACGACTTGGCGCGGCTGGGGCAGCCTGTGGGAGGATCGGGTGACCGCATCCGCCCCCACCAGGGAGACGACTTTGAGCACGGTACCTGCCCCGGAGAATGACCAGCGCGACTACCAGCGGGTGCTGCTGAAGCTCTCGGGAGAGGCTTTTGGGGGCGGGCAGATCGGGGTCGATCCGGATATCGTCCGTGGGATCGCTAAACAGATCGCTGACGCTGCACGCACTGGGATCCAGGTTGCGATCGTCGTCGGTGGCGGTAATTTCTTCCGCGGCGCAGAACTGCAGCAGCGGGGTATGGACAGAGCCCGCGCGGATTACATCGGCATGCTGGGCACGGTGATGAACTGCCTGGCCTTGCAGGACTTCCTGGAGAAACAGGGGATCGACACGAGGGTGCAGACCGCGATCACGATGGGGCAGGTCGCCGAGCCGTACATTCCTCGACGTGCGATGCGGCACCTCGAGAAGGGGCGCGTGGTCATCTTCGGTGCAGGCGCAGGGATGCCCTATTTCTCCACCGACACGGTGTCAGCTCAGCGGGCGTTGGAATGTCGTTGTGATGCGGTCCTGATGAGTAAGAACGGTGTCGACGGTGTCTACGACGCAGATCCCCGGATCGACTCCCAGGCGCGCAAACTTGAGCGAGTCAGCTATGGGCAGGCGTTGTCCGAGGGCCTCAAGGTGGTGGACGCAGCTGCCTTCAGCCTGTGCATGGAGAACCGGCTTCCCATGATCGTGTTCGGGATGCAGGGAGAGGAAACTATCCGGCGTGCTCTGACCGGAGAGCGCATCGGCACGGAGGTGTACTCGGCTTAACTCCATCCCGGGTGGGGCAAGAAGCCTGTGCTGGACGGCGCCTGCTCCGCCGATCGATCTTCCGACACACCGTATGGGCCGCGGTGTGCAGCGGAGTCTGACACGATGGGCCCCACTACACCACCGCACCGGATGCGTACCGCCGAGCCTCAGCAGCCGGCACACCAGGACAGGAGCAGTCATGCTGGACGAGATCATGTTCGAGGCCGAGGAGAAGATGGAGAAGGCGATCGAGGTCACCAAGGAGGACTTCGCCGGTATCCGGACAGGCCGGGCCAATGCAGGGATGTTTACCAAGCTCCTGGTGGACTACTACGGGGCACCGACGCCGATGCAGCAGCTCGCCAGTTTCCAGACGCCGGAAGCCCGGACGATGCTGATCACTCCGTTCGACAAGAGCGCGATGGCTGCTATCGAGAAAGCTATCCGTGATTCGGAACTAGGCGTGAACCCGAGCAACGACGGTAACGCGATCCGTTGTGTCTTCCCTGAGCTCACTCAGGAGCGGCGCAAGGAGTACATCAAGATGGCGCACCGCAAGGGGGAGGACGCCAAGGTCTCGATGCGCAACGTGCGACGTCACGCAAAGGATGCGATCGACAAGCTGATCAAGGACGGCGAAGTCGGCGAAGACGAGGGCATGCGTGCGGAGAAGGAACTGGACGCCACCACCAAGAAGCACACCGAACTCGTCGACACCTTGTTGAAGGGCAAGGAAGCCGAACTGCTCGAGGTCTGACCTCGATCAGTTCGCGGAGAGCCCACGACGAGCGAATGTCTACACCTCCCCTACCTGCCATGACCAAGGAGTCACAGGTCAAAACACCCAAGGCCGGGCGAAATCTGCCTGTGGCTATCGGGGTCGGAGTGTGCCTGGGCGCACTCATTATCGCTAGCTTGGTGCTTGTCCCCTGGGGGTGGGTGCTGCTCTACACGGTGGCACTCACCATCGGGATTTTCGAGCTGCGTCGAGGATTTGCTGCTAGCAAAGTGCACCTTCCTGTAGCACCTTGCCTGGTGGCAACGGTCTCGATGGGGCCTGCGGCCTATCTCGGCGGAGCTGGGGCGTTGTTGCTCACCATGGCGGCGACGCTGCTGCTGATCGTTCTCTGGCGTGCTGCCAGAGGGCTGGACGGCGCCGCGCGTGACGTGAGTGCAGGAGCCTTCGTCGTGGGGTATGCGCCTTTTCAGGCAGCATTCACCGCGTTGATGCTGACTGAACCAGACGGCGTCCGGCGGATCGTGGTCTTCGTTCTCGTCACGATCGCCAGCGATATCGGAGGCTATGCGGTCGGCGTAGTGGCAGGAAAGCACCCGATGGCGCCATCGGTCAGCCCGAAGAAGTCCTGGGAAGGATTTGCCGGGTCGGCGTTGGCCTGTGTGCTGACCGGTGGAGTGACAGTTCCGCTCGTTCTCGGCGGGCCCTGGTGGGCGGGGGCATTGATGGGTTTCGTGATTG
It contains:
- a CDS encoding aminotransferase class I/II-fold pyridoxal phosphate-dependent enzyme, with amino-acid sequence MTAPLTSRMREFGTTIFTVMSDLAARHGAVNLGQGFPDTDGPSHILCAAAQALQDGHNQYPALRGSATLREAIAEHQQRFYGLHVDPDSEVLVTAGATEGLSVCLNALCEPGDEVVLIEPFYDAYAAAVALAGGRRRTVPLRGPDLHLEESDLRAAVGPRTRAIVVNTPHNPTGKVFTAEELTLIGKVALETGCWVITDEVYEHLVYDDARHLPLASLTRTLPELSALSDQVLTLSSAGKTFSVTGWKVGWITGSAEGIAAAATVKQYLSFSGGAPFQPAVAAGLRQDDELFDELTSSMRKRRDILTEGLLDAGFTVCGGQGTYFLLADAAPLGVTDASTFCQELPARCGVVGIPVTAFCDQPGPYSSLVRFAYCKREDVLIEAARRLRTLHS
- the rpsB gene encoding 30S ribosomal protein S2 encodes the protein MAVVTMRQLLESGVHFGHQTRRWNPKMKRFIMAERNGIYIIDLQQSLTYINDAFEFVKQTVSHGGTILFVGTKKQAQEPIAEQATRVGMPYVNHRWLGGMLTNFNTVHKRLARLKELEEIDFDDVAGSGRTKKELLVLRREKEKLERTLGGIRDMQKVPSAVWIVDTKKEHLAVTEARKLRLPVIAILDTNCDPDEVDYKIPGNDDAIRSVTLLTRVIADAVAEGLIARSQGRGEGAGAAAEEPMAEWERELLSGESAAPAAETPAAEVVAEAAPVAEEAPQA
- the tsf gene encoding translation elongation factor Ts, with translation MANYTAADIKALREATGAGMMDVKKALDEADGDAAKATELLRVKGLKGVTKREGRSASNGLVTAHVDGGLGVMVEVNCETDFVAKGEKFIALAQTVLDQAVKSGATSSEELLASEIDGKSVKVVLDEANATIGEKIEVRHMARIEGAKVVSYLHKTSPDLPAQIGVLFAYDGDDVAAKDVAMHIAAFSPTVFTREEIPAETVENERRIAEATAKEEGKPEAALPRIVEGRVNGFFAENVLLEQKFAKDQKKTVQQVLKEAGTEAKGFARIRVGQ
- a CDS encoding class I SAM-dependent methyltransferase → MNREPSNWERIVAENPHHSHWYIERFRTMARRGDDLAGEARLVDAMIPRGARVLDAGCGPGRVGSALHERGHEVVGVDVDPVLIEAAQEDHPGATWLVGDLSLLDLPAQGIAEGFDVIVCAGNVMTFLAPSTRGEVLRRFGLHLRDGGRVILGFGAGRGYSFEEFRSDVDSAGLAEDLLLSTWDLRPFTPEDGFLVAVLRQA
- the pyrH gene encoding UMP kinase, translating into MSTVPAPENDQRDYQRVLLKLSGEAFGGGQIGVDPDIVRGIAKQIADAARTGIQVAIVVGGGNFFRGAELQQRGMDRARADYIGMLGTVMNCLALQDFLEKQGIDTRVQTAITMGQVAEPYIPRRAMRHLEKGRVVIFGAGAGMPYFSTDTVSAQRALECRCDAVLMSKNGVDGVYDADPRIDSQARKLERVSYGQALSEGLKVVDAAAFSLCMENRLPMIVFGMQGEETIRRALTGERIGTEVYSA
- the frr gene encoding ribosome recycling factor → MLDEIMFEAEEKMEKAIEVTKEDFAGIRTGRANAGMFTKLLVDYYGAPTPMQQLASFQTPEARTMLITPFDKSAMAAIEKAIRDSELGVNPSNDGNAIRCVFPELTQERRKEYIKMAHRKGEDAKVSMRNVRRHAKDAIDKLIKDGEVGEDEGMRAEKELDATTKKHTELVDTLLKGKEAELLEV
- a CDS encoding phosphatidate cytidylyltransferase, translating into MTKESQVKTPKAGRNLPVAIGVGVCLGALIIASLVLVPWGWVLLYTVALTIGIFELRRGFAASKVHLPVAPCLVATVSMGPAAYLGGAGALLLTMAATLLLIVLWRAARGLDGAARDVSAGAFVVGYAPFQAAFTALMLTEPDGVRRIVVFVLVTIASDIGGYAVGVVAGKHPMAPSVSPKKSWEGFAGSALACVLTGGVTVPLVLGGPWWAGALMGFVIVWLATLGDLVESMIKRDLGIKDLGRILPGHGGIMDRIDSLLVVAPAAWLMMSWIIPSA